In the genome of Nycticebus coucang isolate mNycCou1 chromosome 12, mNycCou1.pri, whole genome shotgun sequence, one region contains:
- the CHST12 gene encoding carbohydrate sulfotransferase 12, whose product MAKPRLFRVWLALGSVLMILLIIVYWDNVGTAHFYLHTSFSRPHPLGSLPTPRQGEELEVAADAEVDEFMDKLLSSGVKQSDLSRRKTEEQPPVPASSRPALSRQEESVRGYDWSPHDSGQSPDQGQQQAERRRVLRASCANASLAFPTKERSFDDIPNYELNHLIVDDRHGVIYCYVPKVACTNWKRVMIVLSESLLDQGAPYRDPLDIPREHVHNSSTHLTFNKFWRRYGKFSRHLMKIKLKKYTKFLFVRDPFVRLISAFRSKFELENEEFYRKFAVPMLRLYANHTSLPASVSEAFSAGLRVSFANFIQYLLDPHTERLAPFNEHWRQVYRLCHPCQIDYDFVGKLETLDEDASQLLRLLRVDRRLHFPPSYRNRTASSWEEDWFSKIPLAWRQQLYKLYEADFVLFGYPKPENLLRD is encoded by the coding sequence ATGGCCAAGCCCCGGCTCTTCCGGGTGTGGCTGGCTCTGGGGTCGGTCCTCATGATCCTGCTCATCATCGTGTACTGGGACAATGTGGGAACCGCCCACTTCTACTTGCACACGTCCTtctccaggccacaccctctggggtccctccccacccccaggcagggggaggagctggaggtggctgcGGACGCGGAAGTGGATGAGTTTATGGACAAGCTGCTTAGCTCCGGTGTGAAGCAGAGCGACCTTTCCAGAAGGAAGACAGAGGAGCAGCCTCCTGTGCCAGCCTCCAGCCGGCCTGCGCTGAGCCGTCAGGAGGAGAGCGTGAGGGGCTATGACTGGTCCCCCCACGACTCCGGGCAGAGCCCTGACCAAGGCCAGCAGCAGGCCGAGCGCAGGCGCGTTCTGCGGGCCTCCTGCGCCAACGCCAGCCTGGCCTTTCCTACCAAGGAGCGCTCTTTCGACGACATCCCCAACTACGAGCTGAACCACCTCATTGTGGACGACCGCCACGGTGTCATCTACTGCTATGTGCCCAAGGTGGCCTGCACCAACTGGAAGCGTGTGATGATCGTGCTGAGCGAGAGCCTGCTGGACCAGGGCGCGCCCTACCGCGACCCCCTGGACATCCCGCGGGAGCACGTGCACAACTCCAGCACCCACCTGACCTTCAACAAGTTCTGGCGCCGCTACGGCAAGTTCTCCCGCCACCTCATGAAGATCAAGCTGAAGAAGTATACCAAGTTCCTCTTCGTGCGCGACCCCTTCGTGCGCCTCATCTCTGCCTTCCGCAGCAAGTTCGAGCTGGAGAACGAAGAATTCTACCGCAAGTTCGCTGTGCCCATGCTGCGGCTATACGCCAACCACACCAGCCTGCCGGCCTCGGTCAGCGAGGCCTTCAGCGCCGGCCTCAGGGTTTCCTTCGCCAACTTCATCCAGTACCTGCTGGACCCGCACACCGAGCGGCTGGCGCCCTTCAATGAGCACTGGCGGCAGGTGTACCGCCTCTGCCACCCGTGCCAGATTGACTATGATTTCGTGGGCAAGCTGGAGACGCTGGACGAGGACGCCTCCCAGCTCCTGCGGCTCCTCCGGGTTGACAGGCGCCTGCACTTCCCACCCAGCTACCGGAACAGAACTGCCAGTAGCTGGGAGGAGGACTGGTTTTCCAAGATCCCTCTGGCCTGGCGACAGCAGCTGTACAAACTCTACGAGGCTGACTTTGTTCTCTTTGGCTACCCCAAGCCTGAGAATCTCCTCCGAGACTGA